One window of the Salvia miltiorrhiza cultivar Shanhuang (shh) chromosome 6, IMPLAD_Smil_shh, whole genome shotgun sequence genome contains the following:
- the LOC130989538 gene encoding uncharacterized protein LOC130989538 isoform X2 — protein sequence MELNLDTIGSLDTIGIIYRRILRVNVIATSSFDEKPITIKFTRRGYEDCGYITESERLTAYLAPVAMLLSMRQLEECVMNLW from the exons ATGGAGCTCAA TCTTGATACGATTGGAAGTCTTGATACGATTGGAATTATCTACAGGAGAATTCTCAG GGTTAATGTTATTGCCACTTCTTCTTTTGACGAGAAACCCATTACTATCAAGTTTACGAG GCGGGGGTATGAAGACTGTGGATATATAACAGAGTCGGAAAG GTTGACAGCATACTTGGCGCCCGTGGCGATGCTTTTGAGCATGAGGCAACTAGAAGAATGCGTAATGAATTTATGGTAG
- the LOC130989538 gene encoding uncharacterized protein LOC130989538 isoform X1 translates to MIELCKFCKFILDYRLFIYLFSLDTIGSLDTIGIIYRRILRVNVIATSSFDEKPITIKFTRRGYEDCGYITESERLTAYLAPVAMLLSMRQLEECVMNLW, encoded by the exons atgattgagctatgtaaattctgcaaatttatATTAGATTACCGCCTGTTCATTTACTTGTTCAGTCTTGATACGATTGGAAGTCTTGATACGATTGGAATTATCTACAGGAGAATTCTCAG GGTTAATGTTATTGCCACTTCTTCTTTTGACGAGAAACCCATTACTATCAAGTTTACGAG GCGGGGGTATGAAGACTGTGGATATATAACAGAGTCGGAAAG GTTGACAGCATACTTGGCGCCCGTGGCGATGCTTTTGAGCATGAGGCAACTAGAAGAATGCGTAATGAATTTATGGTAG